In Terriglobales bacterium, the sequence TCTCTGTTGTTGTTCCCACTCCAAAAACGGCCTGACGTATTCCCATTGCGCATCCGTGAGATCAGCCATGCCTTTCATTTGCTTCAACTTCACTCGCGAAGCAAGCATTTATTCAGGAGCCACATTAGTGAGATAGGTTCTAACTGCTGTTAAGGTAGGGGCTCTGCACGGATGCACGGTGGTCCGTGCAGAGCTCTTGGGCTTTAGGAGGTAACCACGTTAGCAGGGTGGTTGGGGGAGGGTTGAGTAGCAGAGTTAAGAGGGCGACTTAGTACAGTGGCTTGCATTTTCTTACCGTGCAGAACTTGTAAAACTCTAACCATTGCCCAAATTTGGCTGGCCGTATTGGTCAAGAACTTTGTTCAATCCGCTCGCGATCACTCTTATCCGGCCTTGCGGAGTGGCTGCGGGCAGGTGCTGAGCAAGACGCCGAGAAACCCGAGCGCATTATGAATGGCGCGCATCTCCGGTTCGTTTTCCTGGCGTGCTCCAAAGGAAAGCTCTCGCATCCGATCGTGAATTGCCTTTTTGGCAGTCGTAATGCGTGCCAAGACCTGATCGCGATCGGCTTCCATCAGGGCGGCGCGATAGTAGCTTACCCATGAACTGCTCTGCCATGGCTGGTTCATAACTTCTCCCTCGGCCGCATTGCCTTGCGAGGCGACCTTCTCATCATCCGGCGCTACTAGCCCACCGCGATCCAGCCGATTCCGTTGCTGTTTGGCCAACTCAAGCATCTGTTGCAAGCGACGTCGTTGCTTTCGGCGGATGCCACGAAACGAAAGCACCCGACCGAGATAGCGTTCCAGGCTCCGCAGTTCCAACCACCTTCTATTGGGTTGCTCGGGATGACCAGCGTTCATGAGCTTCCCTATAAACACCAATCATTGCCAGGACCTGAGAATGCCAACGGCAAACTCGGCAGTCCCGTCGCCACAGAACCCCATCCGAATGTCGCAGGTACTTGCGGACTGAGCCGGAGCCGCTAGTTCAACTCTGAGTTGTGTCCGCAAGCGCGATTAAAGACATCTTTTTTACCCAGAGCAATACGGTGAATCATGCATGACTAGGTGGTCACAACCGTGTGGTTACTAGTTACAAACTGCACTGAGCGTGTACCTGCGAAGGGGCGAAGCGGAATTGGAGATCTCACGCAGGGTTGGGAAAGCTTGGAACATTCAGAAAAACAAGGAGTTGTGTAGGAACGGATTGCCCCGAGTGCAGAACGAGGTGGGATGGTTTTGTAGCAGAAGCCGTTTACAGGGCTCCAGCTTCGCGCAGATATGGCAAAGGATTCGAGTTGCGTCGATGGCGGCGAACAAAAAACAAGGCCAATACCGAACTGAGCAGAACAGCAAGACTTCCGCCCACGGTAACTCCCGCCACTACTTCAGAGCGCTTCACGGTGATCTCCCGACGCAACCTTTTGACAACTCTCATAGAACTTAGCACGGCTACCTATTCGATGTTAGGAGAATTTGAAAGGTTACAAGAGAAAATTCTCCCCTTCTTGATCCGGACAGTGACAGTACGTTGGAGGATTGACCAGGGCAGATTCGACGCTGGCTAAGACTTAGCTGGCATGACCTCCTCTGTTGCGGAGGCAGCGCAGGGTGCAGAAAACTGGACGGTATCTCGTCCGATCTCCTTGCCGCGATAAAGGGCGAGGTCGGCCCGGCGCAAAACGGATTCGGGAGTGTCCCCGGCTTCCGACAGAGCTACACCGATAGTGGCGGTGATTTCGATCGCCCGGCCGTTATAGACGACGGGGGCGCCGGAAATACGGCAGCGCATGCGATCGGCGATGTGCTTTGCCGAGGCCTCATCACAGTCGGGAATGATGACCAGGAATTCCTCCCCGCCATAGCGCCCGACGTAGTCGTGAGAGCGAACGCAGTCCTGCATGCGGGTGCTGGAGGCAACGATGGCAATGTCCCCGGCGTGGTGGCCAAACTGATCGTTAATCTGCTTGAAATGGTCGAGGTCAATCAGCATGGCAGCCAGTTGTTTGCCGGAGCGGGAGGCGCGAGCAAGTTCTCGTTCGAGTGCAGCGACGACGGTGACGCGGTTCATCACTCCAGTCATGGCGTCGTGAGTTGCCTGGTATTCCAGGGCCTCACGCGCGCGCGCCAACTCCAGGAAGGATTGCCGGGAACTGTCCAGGGATTGTCGCAGGCGGCTGCTGAGGACGTGCTGCTTGGCGAACAGCATGGCTGCTAACGCCAGAATGGTCGCTAAAGACACCAGAATTCGAAAACGGCGTGCCGGCTCGGAAGATTGGCTGAATTCCAACGCCCAACCGGCGAGCAGGGGAACCGAGAGGAGGGCCACAATGGCCATCTTGGTAATCCAGCCGGCGCTTGGAGCCTCATGTCCCTCTTCTTGGACTTCGGGAGAGCCGAAGTCGGTTGTGGAGCTGGCCGCGGCCCAGCACATAGCGGCAAGACTCAACACAAATGGGATGTCATATGTGCAGCCGGTATAGTAAAGCTGCTTGTCCAGGGCGACATTGATGATGTGCGAACTGAGGGTGTAGACCAGCGAACCAATCAGCAGGCGACGGTAGAAAACCCTCCAGGCACCGCGCGACCCCAAAGCCAGTACCCCCAGGGCGAGGATGAAAGCGACGTCTTCCGTCGAATAAAGAACGTTGAAGGTGGGTCCATACAGTTGGACGCTTGGAGTGACGTATTGCCAGGGAAGGACGACGAACGAGTACAGATACATCCACCACACAGCCACCATGGCAAGCGAGAAAACCACCATGGGAGGCATCTTCCTGGGTTCGTGGGGTAGCGTGGCCAGAGCCGACATCATAGGGACAAGATGGAGAAACAGAATGATGTCCAATACCGAGGGGCCGCTAAGATCGACCTGTCGGATCGTCTCCAGATAAGCCCAACCCGCCCGGGAAATGAACCAAAGAACCGTGCCCGAAGCCATCAGTCCCCAGAACGAACGGACTCTTCCTTTCGTCGTGGCCAGATGAGAAGCAAAGGCAGCGGCGATCAGGCCGTAGGCGATCAGTTGGGCAAAGTTTCCGAACAGCGTCAGTTCGAAGGACGGCTTGGCCAAGAGCGCAAC encodes:
- a CDS encoding GGDEF domain-containing protein; translated protein: MHNISKYRRCLSASAWTLAAVYALVALLAKPSFELTLFGNFAQLIAYGLIAAAFASHLATTKGRVRSFWGLMASGTVLWFISRAGWAYLETIRQVDLSGPSVLDIILFLHLVPMMSALATLPHEPRKMPPMVVFSLAMVAVWWMYLYSFVVLPWQYVTPSVQLYGPTFNVLYSTEDVAFILALGVLALGSRGAWRVFYRRLLIGSLVYTLSSHIINVALDKQLYYTGCTYDIPFVLSLAAMCWAAASSTTDFGSPEVQEEGHEAPSAGWITKMAIVALLSVPLLAGWALEFSQSSEPARRFRILVSLATILALAAMLFAKQHVLSSRLRQSLDSSRQSFLELARAREALEYQATHDAMTGVMNRVTVVAALERELARASRSGKQLAAMLIDLDHFKQINDQFGHHAGDIAIVASSTRMQDCVRSHDYVGRYGGEEFLVIIPDCDEASAKHIADRMRCRISGAPVVYNGRAIEITATIGVALSEAGDTPESVLRRADLALYRGKEIGRDTVQFSAPCAASATEEVMPAKS